One Candidatus Zixiibacteriota bacterium genomic window carries:
- the menB gene encoding 1,4-dihydroxy-2-naphthoyl-CoA synthase has translation MARIIWTEAGAYSDITYHKAEGIAKITINRPEVRNAFRPLTVQEMMAALADAREDPQIGVIILTGAGDQAFCSGGDQRIRGDSGYTDTSGVNRLNVLEFQRQIRTCPKPVVAMVAGYAIGGGHVLHVLCDLTIAADNAVFGQTGPKVGSFDGGYGSSYLARLVGQKKAREIWFLCRRYDARQALEMGLVNAVVPLARLEEETVQWCREILANSPTAIRCLKAALNADCDGQAGLQELAGNATMLFYMTAEAQEGRDAFKEKRKPDFGKFPRQP, from the coding sequence ATGGCGAGGATCATCTGGACAGAAGCGGGCGCATACAGCGATATCACGTATCACAAGGCGGAGGGGATCGCCAAGATCACGATCAACCGCCCCGAGGTCCGCAACGCGTTTCGGCCGCTGACGGTGCAGGAGATGATGGCGGCGCTGGCCGACGCGCGGGAGGACCCGCAGATCGGCGTCATCATTCTCACCGGCGCGGGCGACCAGGCGTTCTGTTCGGGGGGGGATCAGAGGATTCGGGGGGACTCCGGCTACACCGATACCAGCGGGGTCAACCGCCTGAACGTGCTGGAGTTTCAGCGGCAAATCCGGACCTGCCCCAAGCCGGTGGTCGCCATGGTGGCCGGCTACGCGATCGGCGGCGGGCACGTGCTCCACGTGCTGTGCGACCTCACGATCGCGGCCGACAATGCCGTCTTCGGACAGACCGGGCCGAAAGTGGGGTCGTTCGACGGCGGCTATGGATCATCCTACCTCGCCCGCCTGGTCGGCCAGAAGAAGGCGCGGGAGATCTGGTTCCTCTGCCGCCGGTACGACGCCCGGCAGGCGCTGGAGATGGGGCTCGTCAACGCCGTGGTCCCGCTCGCCCGGCTGGAGGAGGAGACGGTCCAGTGGTGCCGGGAGATTCTCGCCAACTCGCCCACCGCGATCCGCTGTCTGAAAGCGGCGCTCAACGCCGACTGCGACGGGCAGGCGGGGCTGCAGGAGTTGGCCGGCAACGCGACGATGCTGTTCTACATGACGGCGGAGGCGCAGGAAGGACGCGATGCTTTCAAGGAGAAGCGCAAACCGGATTTCGGCAAGTTTCCCCGGCAGCCCTGA
- the menH gene encoding 2-succinyl-6-hydroxy-2,4-cyclohexadiene-1-carboxylate synthase — translation MAGDFRFHLETAGSPRNPAVVALHGFMGTGADWSTVMAALAGERYGLAPDLPGHGKTRGPEGAGSWRMEQVAAALALELARRGIAQTDLIGYSMGGRLGLHLALHCRARVRRLVLESASPGLSDGDERIARRRQDDTLARRLETEPLERFLRDWYDQPMFAGLKRVPEEFAGMLERRRAQDGGALARALREMGTGAQEPQWDRLADAPPTLLIVGAEDAKFREIAARMAERMPGARVATVAGAGHAVHVEQPARFVELVQEFLSG, via the coding sequence ATGGCGGGGGATTTCCGGTTTCACCTCGAGACGGCGGGGTCGCCGCGCAATCCGGCGGTGGTGGCGCTCCACGGTTTCATGGGAACGGGCGCGGACTGGAGCACCGTCATGGCGGCCCTGGCCGGAGAACGGTATGGCCTCGCTCCCGATCTCCCGGGGCACGGAAAGACCCGGGGTCCGGAGGGCGCGGGATCGTGGCGCATGGAGCAGGTCGCCGCCGCGCTCGCCCTCGAGCTGGCGCGCCGGGGGATCGCGCAGACGGATCTGATCGGCTACTCGATGGGGGGGCGGTTGGGGCTGCACCTCGCGCTGCACTGCCGCGCGCGCGTGCGGCGGCTCGTGCTCGAGTCGGCCTCGCCGGGACTGAGCGACGGAGACGAGCGGATCGCGCGGCGGCGGCAGGACGATACACTCGCGCGGCGGCTGGAGACCGAGCCCCTCGAGCGCTTTCTCCGCGACTGGTATGATCAGCCGATGTTCGCGGGACTTAAGCGGGTTCCGGAGGAATTCGCCGGGATGTTGGAACGCCGCCGCGCCCAGGACGGCGGAGCTCTGGCCCGGGCGCTGCGTGAGATGGGGACCGGGGCGCAGGAACCGCAGTGGGACCGCCTGGCCGACGCGCCGCCGACGCTGTTGATTGTCGGCGCCGAAGATGCTAAATTCCGGGAGATCGCGGCGCGGATGGCCGAGCGGATGCCGGGGGCGCGGGTCGCGACGGTGGCGGGGGCGGGGCACGCGGTCCACGTCGAACAACCGGCCCGGTTTGTCGAGCTGGTACAGGAGTTCCTGAGCGGATAG
- a CDS encoding 2-succinyl-5-enolpyruvyl-6-hydroxy-3-cyclohexene-1-carboxylic-acid synthase translates to MNSRFPNLNSLWAEAAVEELVRCGVRLFCLCPGSRSTPLTAAAARHEAARKIVHFDERGAAFCALGYARATEKPAAVVVTSGTAAANLYPAVIEAAMDGVPLLVLTADRPPELRASGANQTIDQTKLYADYPRWFFDLPCPSRETPPEFVLTTIDQAVYRAQHGPAGPVHLNWMFREPLAPVGAEEDFGDYLRSVGCWRTGESPWTIYRSPVKVCEPARMEAATGLLNRARRGVIVVGRLRREAERVAIAKVAEALGWPVIADIGSGLRLGAAGHVIAPAEYMLAAESFADALAPDTVLHFGPIVTSKRVAQWLKRSQPAAYIHAAAAPERHDPHHQVTHRFEADIDMFCSFLLPFLREKAKETGLAAWRAGADKAEAAIARVLAEDATLSEPLTARLVAENISAAGALFVASSMPIRDLDALAAGDGPAAPVAANRGASGIDGTVASAAGFGLGWERPVTLLTGDLALLHDLNSLALVRRLAQPMTIVVLNNNGGGIFHFLPIAERADLFEPYWGTPHGITFKQAAQMFGLSYAHPTSAEEFARIYREAQAGPGGGTLIEVRTDRRRNRQLHARLTEAVVRALEG, encoded by the coding sequence ATGAACAGCCGATTTCCGAATCTGAACAGCCTCTGGGCGGAGGCCGCGGTCGAAGAACTGGTGCGCTGCGGGGTGAGGTTGTTCTGCCTCTGCCCCGGCTCGCGGTCGACGCCGCTGACGGCGGCGGCGGCGCGGCACGAGGCGGCTAGGAAGATCGTCCATTTCGACGAGCGCGGGGCGGCCTTCTGCGCGCTCGGCTACGCGCGGGCGACGGAAAAACCGGCGGCCGTGGTCGTGACCTCGGGAACCGCGGCAGCCAACCTCTACCCGGCGGTGATCGAGGCGGCGATGGACGGCGTGCCGCTGCTGGTCCTCACGGCGGACCGCCCGCCCGAGCTGCGGGCAAGCGGCGCGAATCAGACGATCGACCAGACGAAGCTCTACGCCGATTATCCCCGGTGGTTTTTCGATCTCCCCTGCCCCAGCCGGGAGACACCGCCGGAGTTTGTGCTCACGACGATCGACCAGGCGGTCTACCGGGCGCAGCACGGACCGGCCGGTCCGGTGCACCTCAACTGGATGTTCCGGGAACCGCTCGCCCCGGTCGGCGCGGAGGAAGATTTCGGCGACTACCTGCGGTCGGTCGGGTGCTGGCGAACGGGCGAGAGCCCGTGGACAATCTATCGCTCGCCGGTGAAAGTGTGCGAACCGGCGCGGATGGAAGCGGCGACCGGGCTGCTGAACCGGGCGCGCCGCGGTGTGATCGTGGTCGGGCGTCTTCGGCGCGAGGCCGAGCGGGTCGCGATCGCGAAAGTGGCCGAGGCGCTCGGGTGGCCGGTCATAGCCGATATCGGGTCGGGCCTGCGGCTCGGGGCGGCGGGACACGTGATCGCACCGGCCGAGTACATGCTCGCCGCGGAATCGTTTGCCGACGCTCTCGCGCCGGACACGGTGCTCCACTTCGGTCCGATCGTAACCTCGAAGCGGGTCGCCCAATGGCTGAAACGGTCGCAACCGGCGGCCTATATCCACGCAGCCGCCGCCCCCGAACGCCACGACCCGCACCATCAGGTCACCCACCGGTTCGAAGCGGACATCGACATGTTCTGCAGTTTTCTCCTGCCGTTCCTGAGGGAGAAAGCCAAAGAGACCGGCCTTGCGGCCTGGCGGGCGGGTGCGGACAAGGCGGAAGCGGCGATCGCCCGAGTGCTTGCGGAGGATGCGACGCTGTCGGAGCCGCTGACGGCGCGGCTGGTGGCGGAGAATATCTCAGCCGCGGGCGCGCTCTTTGTCGCCTCGAGCATGCCGATCCGGGACCTGGATGCCCTGGCCGCCGGCGACGGCCCGGCGGCGCCGGTTGCAGCCAACCGGGGCGCGAGTGGAATCGACGGCACGGTCGCCTCGGCGGCCGGGTTCGGGCTCGGGTGGGAGCGGCCGGTGACCCTGCTGACCGGGGATCTGGCGCTGTTGCACGACCTCAACTCCCTGGCGCTCGTGCGGCGCTTGGCGCAGCCCATGACTATCGTCGTGCTGAACAACAACGGCGGCGGAATATTCCATTTCCTCCCGATCGCCGAGCGCGCCGATTTGTTTGAGCCGTACTGGGGAACGCCCCACGGGATCACGTTCAAGCAAGCGGCGCAGATGTTCGGGCTTTCGTACGCCCATCCCACGAGCGCCGAAGAGTTCGCGCGCATCTACCGGGAGGCCCAGGCCGGGCCGGGCGGGGGGACGCTCATCGAGGTGCGAACAGACCGGCGGCGCAACCGGCAACTGCACGCCCGGCTCACCGAGGCGGTGGTCCGCGCGCTCGAGGGGTAA
- a CDS encoding isochorismate synthase, translated as MMPSVFKDSDTHTPAGAAAHLAEEIARRAAHPRAGSPHVERCEVPLAAMEPAAWLAAQRQSERIFWSDREDRSAVAGVGAAAVEFRAVCADPHDLMGRIRELIGDAEGVRCYGGIRFDSDREQADHWRQFGGARFVLPRFELAARGGAAVLAVNLRFPEDRGQVSRIIEDLAQLRFAPADPGIPPAGVRRRVDTPGREDWLDIVGAAVDEINAGRMDKIVLARESRCELGSPADPFRLTARLAASAPGCFVFAFKPPDGAAFLGATPERLYRREGRRITSEALAGTRRRGETPAEDALLGEKLLTSRKEAQEHACVADAVRGALAALCREAAEEKGRELVKLARVQHLATRFAGVLRDGVGDADILARLHPTPAVGGAPTATARQRIRELEAFDRGWYAGPVGWIGADSAEFAVAIRSALAAGDTLRLYSGAGIVGGSHPDREWDEIENKIDNYLKLLAGP; from the coding sequence ATGATGCCCTCAGTATTCAAAGACAGCGACACGCACACGCCCGCCGGGGCGGCGGCCCATCTGGCCGAAGAGATCGCCCGGCGGGCGGCGCATCCGCGGGCGGGCAGCCCGCACGTGGAGCGGTGCGAGGTCCCTCTCGCCGCGATGGAACCGGCGGCCTGGCTCGCGGCGCAGCGGCAGAGCGAGCGGATCTTCTGGAGCGACCGCGAGGACCGCTCGGCCGTCGCCGGGGTGGGCGCCGCGGCGGTGGAATTCCGCGCGGTCTGCGCCGATCCGCATGACCTGATGGGGCGGATCCGGGAACTGATCGGCGACGCCGAGGGCGTGCGGTGCTACGGCGGAATACGGTTCGACAGCGACCGGGAGCAGGCCGATCACTGGCGGCAGTTCGGCGGAGCGCGGTTTGTGCTCCCCCGCTTCGAGCTCGCCGCCCGCGGCGGGGCGGCCGTGCTGGCAGTCAATCTGCGGTTCCCCGAGGACCGCGGGCAGGTTTCCCGCATCATCGAAGACCTGGCGCAGTTGCGCTTCGCGCCGGCGGACCCCGGTATCCCGCCGGCCGGCGTGCGCCGGCGGGTCGATACGCCGGGCCGAGAGGATTGGCTGGACATTGTCGGAGCGGCGGTGGACGAAATCAACGCCGGGCGGATGGACAAGATCGTGCTCGCGCGCGAAAGCCGCTGTGAGCTGGGCAGTCCGGCGGATCCGTTCCGCCTGACGGCCCGGCTGGCGGCCTCGGCGCCGGGCTGTTTCGTCTTCGCCTTCAAGCCGCCGGACGGCGCCGCCTTCCTGGGAGCGACGCCGGAGCGGCTGTACCGCCGGGAGGGGCGGCGGATCACGAGCGAGGCTCTGGCCGGAACCCGGCGGCGCGGGGAGACGCCGGCGGAGGACGCCCTCTTGGGCGAGAAACTCCTGACCAGCCGGAAAGAAGCGCAGGAACACGCCTGCGTCGCCGACGCGGTGCGCGGGGCGCTCGCGGCGCTGTGCCGGGAGGCAGCCGAGGAGAAGGGACGGGAACTGGTCAAACTGGCGCGCGTGCAGCACCTCGCGACCCGTTTCGCGGGCGTTCTCAGAGACGGCGTCGGGGACGCGGATATTCTGGCGCGCCTCCACCCGACGCCGGCGGTCGGGGGGGCGCCGACCGCAACCGCCCGGCAGCGGATTCGCGAACTCGAGGCTTTCGACCGGGGCTGGTATGCCGGACCGGTCGGTTGGATCGGGGCAGACAGCGCGGAATTCGCGGTCGCGATCCGCTCGGCGCTGGCGGCCGGAGACACGCTGCGGCTCTATTCGGGAGCCGGGATTGTCGGCGGTTCGCATCCCGACAGAGAATGGGACGAGATCGAAAATAAGATCGATAACTACCTGAAGCTGCTGGCGGGGCCATGA
- the ubiE gene encoding bifunctional demethylmenaquinone methyltransferase/2-methoxy-6-polyprenyl-1,4-benzoquinol methylase UbiE gives MAAEDHADKTADPIPEKGESPQMFDRIAHRYDLVNRVLTLRLDVRWRKKLAAMFPDRDNLAVLDVACGTGDVLTIGLKQRKNVSLGVGLDPAARMMARGRDKARECGLAERIAFVRGDALRLPFADGSFDVVTISFGIRNVTDVPRALAEMHRVLAPGGRVLVLEFSFPDNRALRAAYLVYLRHILPRIGAAISGDAAAYRYLDRTVESFPYGEAFCDLLRRAGFAAVRPRPLTFGVATVYSGEKK, from the coding sequence ATGGCGGCGGAAGATCACGCGGACAAGACGGCGGACCCGATCCCCGAAAAGGGGGAGTCGCCCCAGATGTTTGACCGGATCGCGCACCGGTACGACCTGGTCAACCGCGTGCTGACACTCCGCCTGGATGTCCGCTGGCGGAAGAAGCTGGCGGCGATGTTTCCCGACCGGGACAATCTTGCCGTGCTCGACGTCGCCTGCGGCACCGGGGATGTACTGACGATCGGGCTGAAGCAGCGGAAGAATGTGAGCCTGGGGGTGGGGCTCGATCCGGCGGCGCGCATGATGGCCCGCGGCCGGGACAAAGCGCGGGAATGCGGGCTGGCCGAGCGGATCGCATTCGTGCGGGGCGATGCCCTGCGCCTGCCGTTTGCCGACGGAAGTTTTGACGTCGTGACGATCAGTTTCGGGATTCGCAATGTGACCGACGTGCCGCGGGCACTGGCCGAGATGCACCGGGTGCTGGCCCCCGGCGGGCGCGTGCTGGTGCTCGAGTTTTCCTTCCCCGACAACCGCGCCCTCCGGGCGGCCTACCTGGTCTACCTCCGGCACATCCTCCCGCGCATCGGCGCGGCGATCAGCGGGGATGCGGCGGCCTACCGCTACCTCGACCGGACAGTGGAGTCGTTTCCCTACGGCGAGGCGTTCTGCGACCTCCTTCGCCGGGCCGGGTTCGCGGCGGTCCGGCCGCGGCCGCTGACGTTCGGAGTGGCCACTGTTTACAGCGGGGAGAAAAAGTGA
- a CDS encoding aldo/keto reductase family protein, whose amino-acid sequence MKYRRVGRSGLKVSEIALGAWLTYGGPVSASQTAPIVRRAIAHGVNFIDLADIYARGAAEETLGRILKEFRRADLVLSSKLFWPMSDNPNDRGLSRKHIRESIEGTLRRLGTDYLDIYFCHRFDPETEVEETVRAMDDLVRQGKIIYWGTSVWEAAQIERAVGLARDYRAYAPIVEQPRYHLLDRHIEPEIMPVCAHNGMGLTVWSPLAQGLLTGKYNAGIPDGSRGATSMWLKPSLTEANIAAVRRLSELAASLDITVARLALAWVLRRPEISCAIIGATAPEQVDENVKAADTVLSAETLAAIEQILGNDPAARTQA is encoded by the coding sequence ATGAAGTATCGTCGAGTCGGCCGCAGCGGGCTGAAAGTCTCGGAGATCGCTCTTGGGGCCTGGTTGACTTACGGCGGGCCGGTCTCCGCCTCACAGACTGCGCCCATCGTCCGCCGGGCGATCGCCCACGGCGTCAATTTCATCGACCTCGCCGACATCTACGCCCGGGGCGCGGCCGAAGAAACCCTCGGCCGTATTCTCAAGGAATTCCGCCGCGCCGACCTGGTCCTGTCCAGCAAGCTCTTCTGGCCGATGTCCGACAACCCCAACGACCGGGGCCTCTCGCGCAAACACATCAGGGAATCCATCGAGGGAACGCTCCGCCGTCTCGGCACCGACTACCTCGACATCTACTTCTGCCACCGCTTCGATCCGGAGACGGAGGTCGAGGAAACCGTCCGCGCCATGGATGACCTGGTGCGGCAGGGGAAGATCATCTACTGGGGAACCTCGGTGTGGGAGGCGGCCCAGATCGAGCGGGCGGTCGGTCTGGCCCGCGACTACCGCGCCTACGCGCCGATCGTGGAACAGCCCCGCTACCATCTGCTCGACCGTCACATCGAGCCGGAGATCATGCCGGTGTGCGCCCACAACGGCATGGGCCTGACCGTGTGGTCCCCCCTCGCCCAGGGGCTGCTCACCGGCAAGTACAACGCGGGGATACCGGACGGAAGCCGCGGCGCCACGAGCATGTGGCTCAAGCCGAGCCTGACCGAGGCCAACATCGCCGCCGTCCGGCGGCTCAGCGAACTCGCCGCGTCGCTGGACATCACCGTGGCCCGGCTCGCCCTCGCCTGGGTTCTGCGCCGGCCGGAAATCAGTTGCGCCATTATCGGCGCCACCGCGCCGGAACAGGTCGATGAGAATGTGAAAGCGGCCGACACCGTCTTGTCGGCCGAGACCCTCGCGGCGATTGAACAGATCCTCGGCAACGACCCGGCGGCCCGCACCCAGGCGTAA
- a CDS encoding histone deacetylase has product MRLIFHPTCLTYHLPGHPETPRRVRLAWEHLSRQYETVPPEPAGDEDILTVHTPRHLEMVRTGQFLDWDTPALPFIFDHALLAAGGALTAMRLALDGVAAISLLRPPGHHAGPDSVAGFCYFNNIAIAAARALEQVDRVAIVDFDCHHGNGTQDIFLGRDRVVYLSLHQSPFYPGTGLFSERNCFNYPLRMGADEEMWLRALDDGLAKVRAFGPDLIAVSAGFDLYKLDPFSFIPLSHEAFRAAGERIGALGRPVFSVLEGGYSDGLGRCAAAYLEGLAG; this is encoded by the coding sequence ATGCGGCTGATATTCCATCCGACCTGTCTGACCTACCACCTGCCGGGGCATCCCGAAACGCCCCGGCGCGTGCGGCTCGCCTGGGAGCACCTGTCCCGGCAGTACGAGACGGTGCCGCCGGAACCGGCCGGCGACGAGGATATTTTGACCGTCCACACGCCCCGCCACCTGGAGATGGTGCGGACCGGGCAATTTCTCGACTGGGACACGCCCGCCCTCCCGTTCATCTTCGACCATGCCCTGCTCGCGGCGGGCGGCGCCCTGACAGCGATGCGGCTTGCGCTCGACGGGGTCGCGGCGATCTCCCTCCTCCGTCCGCCCGGCCACCACGCCGGCCCGGACTCGGTCGCCGGGTTCTGCTATTTCAACAACATCGCCATCGCCGCCGCCCGGGCCCTCGAACAGGTGGACCGCGTCGCCATCGTCGATTTTGACTGCCACCACGGCAACGGCACGCAGGACATTTTTCTCGGCCGCGACCGGGTCGTGTACCTCTCCCTCCACCAGAGCCCGTTCTACCCCGGCACCGGGCTGTTTTCCGAGCGGAACTGCTTCAACTATCCGCTCCGGATGGGCGCCGACGAGGAGATGTGGCTGCGGGCGCTGGATGACGGCCTGGCGAAAGTGCGGGCTTTCGGCCCCGACCTGATCGCGGTGTCGGCCGGGTTTGACCTCTACAAGCTCGATCCGTTTTCGTTTATCCCGCTGTCGCACGAAGCGTTCCGGGCCGCCGGGGAGCGTATCGGCGCGCTCGGCCGACCGGTGTTCAGCGTCCTGGAGGGGGGCTACTCCGACGGCCTCGGCCGGTGCGCCGCCGCTTATCTTGAAGGGCTGGCCGGGTAA
- a CDS encoding archease, translating into MKRFEFLDHTADVILQGHGDTLAEAFAAAADGLFAVITDLDRIAPTLDLDVAVEAIDREGLLVAFLSELIIRHEVDRIVAKDFAVVLEGDTRLAARGRGEKFDERRHECGMHVKAVSYHMIEVVAGGPGRPARVRVVLDV; encoded by the coding sequence ATGAAGCGGTTCGAATTTCTCGACCACACCGCCGACGTCATCCTCCAAGGCCACGGCGACACGCTCGCGGAGGCATTCGCCGCCGCGGCCGACGGATTGTTCGCGGTGATCACCGATCTCGACCGGATCGCACCGACACTCGACCTCGACGTCGCGGTCGAGGCGATCGATCGCGAGGGGCTGCTGGTGGCTTTCCTCAGCGAGCTCATCATCCGGCACGAGGTCGACCGGATTGTGGCGAAGGATTTCGCGGTCGTGTTGGAGGGGGACACCCGCCTCGCCGCGCGCGGGCGGGGGGAGAAGTTCGACGAGCGCCGCCACGAGTGCGGGATGCACGTGAAGGCGGTGTCGTACCATATGATCGAAGTCGTCGCGGGCGGCCCGGGCCGGCCGGCCCGGGTGCGGGTCGTCCTCGACGTGTGA
- a CDS encoding RtcB family protein, which translates to MAWQGPLDKIDAWRYQIPSSFASPVIREKGLRMRVPGLIFTDEAMLEAIRRDDSLFQVANVATLPGIVEKSIAMPDIHHGYGFAIGAVAAFDGAAGVISPGGVGYDINCGVRLMRTDLHLGDVLPRIETLVDTMFANVPSGVGSSGRISLSEREVDEVLATGARWAVSREYGLAEDLEAMEEGGCLEESDPSVISKNAKARGHDQLGTLGAGNHFLEIQRVDAIYEPDAARVFGLEEVGQIAVMIHTGSRGCGHQICTDYLESMRRASRKYGIALPDQQLMCAPVDSPEARQYFLAMNAAANFAWCNRQVIMHWVRESFEAVFGQPADRLGLRLVYDIAHNMAKREQHDIGGKKRWVYVHRKGATRAFGPGHRDVPEKYRAVGQPVIIPGDMGTASYLLVGTAQAMRETFGSSCHGAGRRLSRTASIKEHRAEDVIRKLREGGIYLRAKSKRVVAEEAPGAYKSVDEVVAISHHAGITRKVARLTPVGVVKG; encoded by the coding sequence ATGGCATGGCAGGGTCCGCTGGACAAAATCGATGCGTGGCGTTACCAGATCCCGTCGTCGTTCGCCAGCCCCGTGATCAGGGAGAAGGGGCTGCGGATGCGCGTGCCGGGGCTGATTTTCACCGATGAGGCGATGCTCGAGGCGATCCGCCGCGACGACTCGCTCTTCCAGGTCGCCAACGTCGCCACCCTCCCGGGCATCGTCGAGAAGTCGATCGCCATGCCCGACATCCACCACGGTTACGGGTTCGCCATCGGGGCGGTCGCGGCGTTCGACGGCGCGGCCGGGGTGATCTCCCCGGGCGGGGTCGGGTACGACATCAACTGCGGCGTGCGCCTCATGCGCACCGACCTCCATCTTGGCGACGTCCTCCCGCGGATCGAGACGCTGGTCGACACGATGTTCGCCAACGTCCCCTCCGGCGTGGGTTCCTCCGGAAGAATCAGCCTGTCGGAGCGCGAGGTCGATGAGGTGCTGGCCACCGGCGCCCGGTGGGCGGTCAGCCGCGAGTACGGCCTCGCTGAGGATCTCGAAGCGATGGAGGAAGGGGGGTGTCTGGAGGAGAGCGACCCGTCGGTGATCTCGAAGAACGCCAAGGCGCGCGGCCACGACCAACTCGGCACTCTCGGCGCCGGGAATCACTTTCTCGAAATCCAGCGCGTCGACGCCATCTACGAACCGGACGCCGCGCGGGTGTTCGGCCTGGAGGAAGTGGGGCAGATCGCGGTCATGATCCACACCGGGTCGCGCGGCTGCGGACACCAGATTTGCACCGACTATCTGGAGAGCATGCGCCGGGCCTCAAGGAAATACGGCATCGCGCTGCCCGACCAGCAGCTCATGTGTGCACCGGTCGATTCCCCCGAGGCCCGGCAGTATTTTCTGGCGATGAACGCGGCGGCCAACTTCGCCTGGTGCAACCGCCAGGTGATCATGCACTGGGTGCGGGAATCGTTCGAGGCGGTTTTCGGACAGCCGGCCGATCGGCTCGGCCTTCGCCTCGTGTACGACATCGCCCACAACATGGCCAAACGCGAGCAGCACGACATCGGCGGGAAGAAGCGCTGGGTGTATGTCCACCGCAAAGGGGCCACCCGGGCCTTCGGCCCGGGGCACAGGGATGTCCCGGAGAAATACCGGGCGGTCGGCCAGCCCGTGATCATCCCCGGCGACATGGGCACCGCCAGCTACCTCCTGGTCGGCACGGCCCAGGCCATGCGGGAGACTTTCGGCTCCTCCTGCCACGGCGCCGGGCGGCGGCTGTCGCGCACCGCCTCGATCAAGGAGCACCGAGCCGAGGACGTGATCCGCAAACTCCGCGAGGGGGGAATCTACCTCCGGGCCAAGAGCAAGCGGGTCGTCGCCGAGGAAGCGCCCGGCGCCTACAAGAGCGTCGACGAGGTCGTCGCCATCTCCCACCACGCCGGCATCACCCGCAAAGTCGCCCGCCTGACTCCGGTCGGGGTCGTCAAGGGATAG